The Gemmatimonadales bacterium nucleotide sequence GAGCGTTGAGCGACGACGCGAGAGCAGCGGCGACCAACGCCGAGACCACGAGCACTTTTAGTCGGTTCACGGAACCACCCCGAAGAACGGCGTATGGCTAGAAATAACGCCGTGGGGCTTCATTTGCCAGTTGATGTCTCCCTCGCAACGGGTGATCACGGTCACCCAGGCGCTCATTCCAAATCCCCTCCCGGGGACGCCGGGACCGGCCGAAAGGAGCGTCCCAGACCGCAACAAAGGGATCCGCGTTGCGGTGATTTGGTACCCAACTTTTTTTCGGACCTCGCCATATTGTCCTCGACGCGCGGTGGGCCTGCCCGGCGGATGCAACCCGCGAATGGGCCACCGCCCGAATGCGCAGACGATACCCACCGCGCGTCAGCCCACCGTCAGGGTGGTTGGGAATGCGGGGCAGCAACCCGCGAAGTGCGCACGCGGCAAAGACATGCGAATAGGGGCCTTGCGCCTGCTGGAGTCTTGCGCCGCCCGCGGGGACGGCCATACCATTAGCCGTCCCTCGACCACTTTGGCGGCCCGATCGCCCCAATCAATAGCTTCCTGACCGGCCTCCGCGGCCACCACGTTGGCACAGCGGCCGCCGTTCTCCTCACCCTCCTGGCCGCGGCCGCCTGCCGACGCACCGGGGACCCACTGCTGATAGGGATCGCGGGGCCGTTCTCCGAGCCTCGGGGTCGCTCCATGCTTCTCGCCGCGCAGCTCGCGGTCCGCGAGATCAACGCCGCCGGAGGAGTCGGCGGACGCCAGCTCCAGCTCGAGGTCGAAGACGACTCGGCGCAGACGACGCGCGCCATCGCCATCGCGGTCCGACTGCGCGACAACCCGGACGTCATCGCGGTCGTCGGCCATCTCACGTCCGGCACGACGATCGCGGCGGCGGACATCTACAACTCGGGATCGAACCCGGTCGTCGAGATCTCCCCGTCGGCGTCCAACCCCGACCTCACCGGCATCGGCCGCTACACGTTCCGCGTCTGCGCGACCGACCTGGCACACGGGGTAGAGCTCGCGCGCTTCGCATACCAGAAGCTCGGGGCGCGGAACGCCGCCGTTCTCTACCTCAACGACGACTACGGGCGCGGCATACTCGGTACTTTCTCGGACGAGTTCCGGCGTCTGGGCGGCGCCATCGACGAGCGTGACCCGTACCTCGGCTCCACCAGCGACTTCGGCCCGTACCTGGAGCGCATCCAGCGCGCCGGCCGCGCTCAGGTGCTGATGGTCGCGGGAGACCGCGCGAGCGCGGCGGTCGTTCTCAGGCAGGCGCGGCAGCGCGGCATCACCCTGCCAGTGATGGGAGGCGACGCGCTGTCCGGGATCCAGAGCGAGGGCGCGGTCGCCGAGGGCGTGTATCTGACGTCTAACTACCTGCCTGACCGCCCGGGGGGGGGCGAGCTGAACGCCGCGTTCCTGCGCGCTTACGCCGCGGCCAACAACGGCGAGGTGCCCGACCACCGTGGCGCCGGAGCTTACGACGCGATCCATCTCATCGAGCGGGCGATCAGGAACGGCGGAACGTCGCGCGCGGCCGTCAGGGATGCGCTCGCGGCCATCGACGAGGGGCACCCGTTCGAGGGCGTGACGGGCCGCATCGGGTTCGACGACCGCGGAGACGTGCCCCACAAGGGCGTGGTCGTGGGCGTGGTGCGCGAGGGCCGCATCGTTCCGGCGGACAACCCATGAAGCTTCCGACCTGGGATGGCTTCCGGACGATTCGAGTGCGCCTCATCGCGGGCCTCGGGCTGCTCGTGGCCGGTGGAGTGGTCGCCGCGCTCTTCGGCATCGGCGCGCTTCGCCTGATGACTAATGACACCATCGCCCGCCTCGACGCCCTGCGCGAATCGGCGGACATCAACGCTTCCCTCCAGAGCGGCGTCCTGAGCGAGATCACCGCCGCCGAACGCTACCTGGCAGCGCCGAGTCCTGAGCTGCGGGCGCGCTTCGACAGCGTCGGGCTGGCAACGCACGCGCTCCGCCGGCGCTATCACCGCCTGGCCCAGCTCACCACCGCTGACCTAGTCCTGATCAACAGCATCGGGAAGCTCCAGTCCGCGCTGGAAGTGAGCTACGCGATGACGCAGGCCCTGGCCGACCTGGGCCGCGGCGACGAAGCACGGGCGATGGCGGGCAATGCGCGCGCAGCCGCGAATCTCATCGCCCAAGGCATCGAGAACCTCTCCCTGCGCGAAAGGCAGCGCTCCTCGCTGGCCGCAGGCGAGCTGGGGCGCACCGCATCTCAGCGCCAAGGCTTCCTGGTGGTGCTCCTCGTGGCCACCGCAGCGATCGGTGTCTCACTCGCGGTGCTGACCCTCAGGGCCGTGCAGGCGCCGCTGGGCAAGCTGGTGCGCGCCGCCGAACGCCTCGGGCAGGGCGACCTCCGCTCCGTGGACCCGGGCCGGATGGCCACGGAGTTCGCCCTCCTCGCCAACGCGTTCACGAACATGGCGGAGCGGCTGCACGGGATCGTGGCCGAAGTGGTGCAGGAGTCGGAGCGGATCGCGTCCTCGGCGGGCGACCTGTCGGCGATCTCGGAAGAGCTCGCGGCATCGTCCGGCGAGATCTCCACCTCGATGGTCGAGATCGCGAGCGGGGCGGAGCAGCAGTCGGCCAGGCTCAAACAATCCGGCCAGACTGCCGCGGAGCTGCGCGCCGCGGCCGGCGAGAACGCGGCCGCCGCCGAAC carries:
- a CDS encoding ABC transporter substrate-binding protein, which translates into the protein MAGPFSEPRGRSMLLAAQLAVREINAAGGVGGRQLQLEVEDDSAQTTRAIAIAVRLRDNPDVIAVVGHLTSGTTIAAADIYNSGSNPVVEISPSASNPDLTGIGRYTFRVCATDLAHGVELARFAYQKLGARNAAVLYLNDDYGRGILGTFSDEFRRLGGAIDERDPYLGSTSDFGPYLERIQRAGRAQVLMVAGDRASAAVVLRQARQRGITLPVMGGDALSGIQSEGAVAEGVYLTSNYLPDRPGGGELNAAFLRAYAAANNGEVPDHRGAGAYDAIHLIERAIRNGGTSRAAVRDALAAIDEGHPFEGVTGRIGFDDRGDVPHKGVVVGVVREGRIVPADNP
- a CDS encoding methyl-accepting chemotaxis protein translates to MKLPTWDGFRTIRVRLIAGLGLLVAGGVVAALFGIGALRLMTNDTIARLDALRESADINASLQSGVLSEITAAERYLAAPSPELRARFDSVGLATHALRRRYHRLAQLTTADLVLINSIGKLQSALEVSYAMTQALADLGRGDEARAMAGNARAAANLIAQGIENLSLRERQRSSLAAGELGRTASQRQGFLVVLLVATAAIGVSLAVLTLRAVQAPLGKLVRAAERLGQGDLRSVDPGRMATEFALLANAFTNMAERLHGIVAEVVQESERIASSAGDLSAISEELAASSGEISTSMVEIASGAEQQSARLKQSGQTAAELRAAAGENAAAAERVASLGAEIRIVAGKHKQDVQGALGALLGVRSVVRASASEVAELARSSEAIDEFVALVKRIASQTNLLALNAAIEAARAGEHGRGFAVVAEEVRKLADESAAAAEQVTETLQFIRKQVEQVTRTMEEGVEKVQGVETVSQAAARGLEEIVASVAGVEDAARAVARTAATNRRAAEEIQSVSASVSAQAAKHATAAESVTAAAEEQSASTEEMAVAASEMLAAAERLRKVVSGFRV